ATTTACCACACCAACCGTGCGGACAATGATTGACCCATCAGACCTCGGGTGCCAGTTCATCACATCATAGATGGCCAGAGCATCTCCATTCTCATCAAATGACACATGATCCCCAAAGCTTGTAGTGAAGTTCACTTTCTGTAGAAAGTGAACTAGCTATAGAGTTTGTATACAGGACAAatgttatatgaaatataacacacacactcacagtatGCACTATATATTTGAGTCTTACCTGCCAAGGTTTCAGGTTGGATATGTCGGCACAGTCATTCTCACTGAATGGTCCTCTACCCTCCTCACACTGCATCAGGTCATGAAGCGCATGTGCTAAAGCATAAACAGCCTTATACACATTATATGAGGCCCTCAGCTCTGATACATCAGTGAATGCTGTATCTGTATTGCTCAAATCTTCTTGCCCtgaacatttttttcccccttgttCTTGCTCTTCAGATATATTTTTGCCTCCTACCTCAAACTTGCACATAAACATGTTCTCCCAGAAGATTTTTATTGTACTGTTTTTTGGATTATTGTCAGGGTGTAGACCTTTCAGAAAGTCATGAAGTCCCTGTATCTGTCCACGACGGATGGCGATGCCCAGCGTTCCCCCTAGTAGGGGCATATATTGTGGAGTTTGTAGGACAGGTGTTGTTGTCCAAGCCTCACTTGCAATCCACTGCTTGCCTGTCACATTTTGCAACAACAACTCATTCATCAGGGATGATAGATCAGTTGAGAACGCTACAACTACCCTGGCTGTAGAGGTCTGAATAACCCCTACTATACGTTGAATATCCCTACGGTTGTTATCATAAGGCAGAATCTCAGAGAAGGCCACACAACCCCCAAACAGCTGCATTTCCTGATGGAAGGACTGAGCAGCATGGATGCCATAGTCATCATCACTGTAGAGGAGACCAACCCAGGTCCATCCAAAATGCCTCAAGATTTGAACCATAGCCTGCACTTGGAAGGCATCACTGGGGATTGTTCTGAAGAAAGAGGGGTACTTTTTCCTGTCACTCAAACAGGAGCAGGTGGCATAGTAGCTAATCTAATACAAAGCAGgagaaacaaagacaaaaatccGGCTTCTGAGGTAATTTTACACTGTGAATGAAATTCAGAAGAAGTAAGAAGCAAGGAAATGAGAACAATTTTATAACACATAAttgttttttacaaaagttatttgGAAGcagatatattttatttaaaaaaaaaaaaaaaaaaaaaaaaaaaaatcatatgtcTTACCATAGGAACTCGAAACAGTCCCAGAACACTGGAAATTGCTATAGATTGAGTTGAACCTGGATCCCCCACAATCCCAATCACTGGAGGAGGGCCAGTGCAGTTGAGGTTTGAAAAGGTCTCATCTGTCCCACTAACCAGGGATATGGCAGCCCGGAATGCCACTCCAAGCCTTAAGCAGTTGTCATAGATCTGATAACCAAGTGTGATGTTAGGCAGCaggttgttattattattaatctcaTTTATGGCAAAAACCATTGTCAGTGCCTGCTGGAAACTCGCCATATAGAAT
The Megalobrama amblycephala isolate DHTTF-2021 linkage group LG19, ASM1881202v1, whole genome shotgun sequence DNA segment above includes these coding regions:
- the LOC125254784 gene encoding extracellular calcium-sensing receptor-like isoform X2, yielding MWITLNIFLYLSFYYISAALISDSCQLQERFQLNGMYKNGDFIIGGLFEVQHLKVFPELGFRTEPELPQCEEFYMASFQQALTMVFAINEINNNNNLLPNITLGYQIYDNCLRLGVAFRAAISLVSGTDETFSNLNCTGPPPVIGIVGDPGSTQSIAISSVLGLFRVPMISYYATCSCLSDRKKYPSFFRTIPSDAFQVQAMVQILRHFGWTWVGLLYSDDDYGIHAAQSFHQEMQLFGGCVAFSEILPYDNNRRDIQRIVGVIQTSTARVVVAFSTDLSSLMNELLLQNVTGKQWIASEAWTTTPVLQTPQYMPLLGGTLGIAIRRGQIQGLHDFLKGLHPDNNPKNSTIKIFWENMFMCKFEVGGKNISEEQEQGGKKCSGQEDLSNTDTAFTDVSELRASYNVYKAVYALAHALHDLMQCEEGRGPFSENDCADISNLKPWQLVHFLQKVNFTTSFGDHVSFDENGDALAIYDVMNWHPRSDGSIIVRTVGVVNEGATTGKPPRSVCSESCPPGTRRVRRKGLPVCCFDCLPCGDGEISNTTDSPECFMCPDEFWSSPENDNCIPKEVEFLSYDDPLGISLTTASLLGTSFCAVVMVIFAHHRNTPIVRANNSELSFMLLLSLKLCFLCVLLFIGQPQLWTCQLRHAVFGISFVLCISSILVKTMVVIAVFKSSRPEGKGAMKWFGSAQQRGTILALISTQVAICTVWLSTASPTPHKNSLYIRSKIVYECAIGSVAGFSMLLGYIGLLAAVSFLLAFMARKLPDNFNEAKFITFSMLIFCAVWIAFVPAYVSSPGKYAVAVEIFAILASSFGLLVAIFAPKCYIIILHPERNTKKAIMGRSTQKK